GGTACGTCGCACCGCCGACGCGGCGGGACTTGACTTCGAGGGTCGGCTTGATGTTCTCAAGCGCGCGCTTCAGCGTGATGACCGGGTCGTTGCCCGTCTTCTCACGCAGACCCTCCATGGCGCCGTAAACGATGCGCTCGGCGGTGGAGCGCTTGCCGTTCATCAGAACCTTGTTGATGAGGGAGGTCACCAGGGGGGAACCGTAGACCGGGTCGATGATGACCGGGCGCTTCGGGGCGGGGCCCTTACGAGGCATTTCTACTTCTCCTTCTTGGCGCCGTAGCGGCTGCGGGCCTGCTTGCGGTTCTTGACACCCTGGGTGTCGAGCGAGCCGCGGATGATCTTGTAGCGAACACCCGGCAGGTCCTTCACACGGCCGCCGCGCACGAGCACGATCGAGTGCTCCTGCAGGTTGTGTCCCTCACCCGGGATGTAAGCGGTGACTTCGATCCCGCTGGTCAGACGCACACGCGCGACCTTACGCAGGGCCGAGTTCGGCTTCTTCGGGGTGGTCGTGAACACACGCGTGCAGACGCCACGACGCTGGGGCGAACCCTCGAGTGCGGGCGTCTTGTTCTTCTCGACCTTGTCCTGCCGGCCCTTCCGGACCAGCTGCTGGATCGTAGGCACTACTTCTCCGGTTTCTGTGTGCCGAATGGTGAAGCTAACCTGGAACATCGCCGACCCACGCGGTCGGGTGTGTCGAACACTGCAGACTCTCGCCGTGAAGCGAGAAGGGCGCAGATTGCGGTGGCCGCTTACGGCTCTCGTTGCGGTTTGAAGGCACGCACCAGAGCCAGGGCACACCCCAGGCACAAGGTCTGAGGGTACCTACCTCATGGACTTCGGTCAAAACAAATGCCGTGGTGCCCGACACGCCGGACTTCTCCCCTTCCATTCTGGGCGTTCCCCGACCCTCCCGCAGCTTCGCGGAGGCCCGGAACGACCAGGTCGGTTGCGCTGTGCGTGAACACCGCGCGGGATGCTGACCGACTGCCGCCGACCGGTCACCACGCGTCGGCGACGCCCGCGTCCGCCGGACACCGACGCGCTTCCGCCGGCTCCCCGCTCCGCGCCTTCGGCCCCGCTCACCGGCAAGGGCGTACGCCGCCGCTGGACCGGCTCCCGCGGCATCCCCGGAACCCACTCACGGCATGCGGAGCAGGGAGCCCTCCTGCCGCCGCGGAACGCCTTCGAGGACGGCGCACGCAGGAGGGCGGCCACCCCCACCGGGGATGACCGCCCTCCGTACTACTGCCTACTGCCTACCGCTCACTGGTTGTACGGACCGTAGTCGTAGTCCTCCAGCGGGACGGCCTGGCCGGAGCCGGTGCCGAACGGCGAG
The window above is part of the Streptomyces sp. NBC_01428 genome. Proteins encoded here:
- the rpsG gene encoding 30S ribosomal protein S7, giving the protein MPRKGPAPKRPVIIDPVYGSPLVTSLINKVLMNGKRSTAERIVYGAMEGLREKTGNDPVITLKRALENIKPTLEVKSRRVGGATYQVPIEVKPGRASTLALRWLVGYSRARREKTMTERLLNELLDASNGLGAAVKKREDTHKMAESNKAFAHYRW
- the rpsL gene encoding 30S ribosomal protein S12, yielding MPTIQQLVRKGRQDKVEKNKTPALEGSPQRRGVCTRVFTTTPKKPNSALRKVARVRLTSGIEVTAYIPGEGHNLQEHSIVLVRGGRVKDLPGVRYKIIRGSLDTQGVKNRKQARSRYGAKKEK